In Chryseobacterium oranimense, a single window of DNA contains:
- a CDS encoding ABC transporter permease subunit — protein MIAILKKELWSYFGNWSAWVIIAAFSLITALFLFFFENDSNIFDIGMASLQSYFVLVPWLLMFIIPALSMKTFAEEQQTGTLNWLFSQPLKVSDLVTGKFLSVWIVGVLCLIPSLIYLYTVYVLGVPEGNIDLGMTFGSYIGLIILIAAFAGVGILASSLSQNQIMAYLLGVFMCFIMYFGIEQLASYKLLGGADFILQNIGFYQHFLGFTRGLIDLKDVAYFILIIGATLLLSNHFISKKK, from the coding sequence ATGATTGCAATTTTAAAAAAGGAACTGTGGAGTTACTTTGGAAACTGGAGCGCATGGGTAATCATTGCCGCATTCAGCCTCATAACCGCTCTTTTCCTGTTTTTTTTCGAAAATGATTCCAATATTTTCGATATCGGGATGGCCTCTTTACAGAGCTATTTCGTACTCGTACCATGGCTGCTGATGTTTATTATCCCTGCACTTTCTATGAAAACCTTTGCAGAAGAACAGCAGACGGGAACACTGAACTGGCTGTTTTCCCAGCCTTTAAAAGTTTCGGATCTGGTAACAGGGAAATTTCTTTCAGTATGGATCGTTGGGGTTCTTTGCCTTATTCCGTCACTGATTTATCTTTATACAGTTTATGTTCTTGGAGTTCCTGAAGGAAATATTGACCTTGGAATGACCTTTGGAAGTTACATCGGGCTGATTATTTTAATCGCTGCTTTTGCGGGAGTTGGCATATTGGCTTCATCCCTTTCTCAGAACCAGATCATGGCATATCTTTTAGGAGTTTTCATGTGTTTTATTATGTATTTCGGGATTGAGCAGCTTGCCAGCTACAAACTGCTGGGCGGCGCAGATTTTATTCTTCAGAATATAGGATTTTATCAGCATTTCTTAGGATTTACCAGAGGTCTTATTGATCTTAAAGATGTTGCCTATTTTATTCTGATCATCGGTGCTACGTTATTATTGTCCAATCATTTTATCTCTAAAAAGAAGTAG
- the kbl gene encoding glycine C-acetyltransferase, whose protein sequence is MISEKYLQHLQNELQNIENDGLYKRERIITSQQSAEIEANGKKLLNFCANNYLGLSNNPEVMKASQDMIESHGYGMSSVRFICGTQDIHKQLEKKIADFLGLEDTILYAACFDANGGVFEPLFTEEDAIISDELNHASIIDGVRLCKAARYRYKNNNMEDLEAQLIAASEKDHRFKIIVTDGVFSMDGIVADLKGVCDLADKYNALVMVDDSHATGFIGKTGRGTHEANEVMGRVDIITSTLGKALGGALGGFTSGKKEIIDMLRQRSRPYLFSNSLAPGIVGAALKVLDMISDDTSLRDKVMENAAYFRTQMVAKGFDIPDGDAAIVPVMLYDAPLAQKMAEKLMDEGIYVIGFFYPVVPKGKARIRVQLSAAHTREHLDKAIAGFEKVGKELGVIS, encoded by the coding sequence ATGATCTCTGAAAAATATCTTCAACATTTACAGAACGAACTGCAAAACATTGAAAATGACGGTCTTTACAAAAGAGAAAGAATCATCACTTCCCAGCAGAGTGCGGAAATTGAAGCCAATGGAAAAAAGCTTTTAAATTTCTGTGCTAATAATTACCTCGGTCTGTCCAATAATCCGGAAGTCATGAAAGCTTCCCAGGACATGATAGAATCTCATGGTTACGGGATGTCTTCTGTACGTTTTATCTGCGGAACACAGGATATCCACAAGCAACTGGAGAAAAAGATTGCAGATTTCTTAGGTCTTGAGGATACTATTCTATACGCTGCCTGCTTTGATGCGAACGGAGGAGTTTTTGAACCATTGTTCACGGAAGAGGATGCTATTATTTCAGATGAATTGAACCATGCTTCTATCATTGATGGGGTACGTTTATGTAAAGCAGCAAGATACCGTTATAAAAACAATAATATGGAAGATCTGGAAGCCCAGTTAATTGCTGCTTCCGAAAAGGATCACCGTTTCAAAATTATTGTTACAGACGGTGTTTTCTCTATGGATGGTATTGTTGCCGACCTTAAAGGAGTGTGTGATCTTGCAGATAAATACAATGCCCTTGTAATGGTTGATGACTCTCACGCGACAGGATTCATCGGAAAAACAGGTCGTGGAACCCACGAAGCTAATGAGGTGATGGGAAGAGTAGATATTATCACTTCTACCTTAGGAAAAGCTTTGGGAGGTGCTTTGGGAGGATTTACTTCCGGTAAAAAAGAGATTATTGATATGCTGAGACAACGTTCACGTCCTTATTTATTCTCGAACTCACTGGCGCCTGGAATCGTTGGAGCTGCTCTGAAAGTTCTGGATATGATCTCGGATGATACTTCACTTCGTGATAAAGTAATGGAAAATGCAGCCTATTTCAGAACCCAGATGGTAGCCAAAGGATTTGATATTCCTGATGGTGATGCCGCTATTGTTCCGGTAATGCTGTATGATGCGCCTCTTGCCCAGAAAATGGCTGAAAAGCTTATGGACGAGGGAATTTACGTGATCGGATTCTTCTATCCTGTGGTTCCGAAAGGAAAAGCAAGAATCAGAGTACAGCTTTCTGCCGCTCATACAAGAGAGCATTTGGATAAAGCCATTGCAGGTTTTGAGAAAGTGGGGAAAGAATTGGGAGTTATTTCTTAA
- a CDS encoding M1 family aminopeptidase translates to MRKFYLLILGLLLSQPSYGQIQNQNIEMKGLIAKEMNSFTQKMTAYNINPNTLNYDLQYQRMNVTLDPAVYNIAGSVTSHFKPNLNMSSIYFDLTDNMVVSQVQYHGSNLTFQQLPTKEVKIDFPVSIPANTLDSLTINYSGAPTPGNAFSTTLQSGTPILCTLSEPYGAQDWFPTKQSMNDKIERFDFKITTPSQYNVAANGKLMSETILPGNQKLTFWRTAYPTAAYLIALSITNFVKINDTMGNPPFPFVNYVYPSTNADPVSMANIEWTKQVMNTFETYFGPYPFRNEKYGHMQFKFGGGMEHQTMSSMGSWSKGLIAHELAHQWFGDKVTCGAWNDIWLNEGFATFGAVLANEKLLMTNTEFKNFLLGEINNITSAPNGSTYVPDADLSNVSRIFNNRLTYSKGAYILRMIKWILGDAVFYQALKDYHARPNLAYSYAKTPDFNASLLQSTGKDFTEFFNDWLYGEGYPSYTIKWKQTGNQILFKASQVQSSPIVSFFDIPLPIKVNGTGGENAYFALNNTVNNQGFLETVSFPVASVEFNYEYQILEKNSTVIQDNTLSVSSVEKEDFALYPNPAKNELFIKGINRPVDYAIYSIDGKLIRKSIYQPGKAVGISELVPGSYIFSIEDKNIKFLKQ, encoded by the coding sequence ATGAGAAAATTTTACCTTCTGATCCTGGGTCTTTTGTTATCCCAGCCATCCTATGGACAGATCCAGAACCAAAATATTGAAATGAAAGGGCTCATTGCAAAAGAAATGAATTCTTTTACCCAAAAAATGACCGCCTACAATATTAATCCCAATACTTTAAACTACGATCTTCAGTATCAAAGGATGAATGTTACTTTAGATCCGGCGGTATACAACATTGCAGGGTCCGTTACGTCTCATTTCAAGCCTAATCTGAACATGAGCAGCATTTATTTCGATCTTACTGATAATATGGTTGTTTCCCAGGTGCAGTATCACGGGAGCAATCTTACTTTCCAGCAGCTGCCGACAAAAGAAGTAAAAATAGATTTCCCTGTTTCTATTCCGGCCAATACGCTGGATTCACTAACCATCAATTATTCAGGAGCTCCAACTCCCGGGAATGCTTTTTCAACTACTTTGCAAAGCGGAACACCTATTTTATGCACCCTGAGTGAGCCTTATGGGGCACAGGACTGGTTTCCGACCAAACAAAGCATGAATGACAAAATTGAAAGGTTTGATTTTAAGATCACAACGCCTTCCCAGTATAATGTAGCAGCCAACGGAAAATTAATGTCCGAAACCATACTTCCCGGCAACCAGAAACTTACTTTCTGGAGAACAGCTTACCCTACAGCAGCTTATCTGATTGCGCTTTCCATTACCAATTTCGTTAAAATTAACGATACGATGGGAAACCCGCCGTTTCCATTTGTGAATTATGTGTATCCGTCCACCAATGCAGACCCTGTAAGCATGGCTAATATTGAATGGACCAAGCAGGTGATGAATACTTTTGAAACGTATTTCGGGCCTTATCCGTTCCGTAATGAAAAATACGGGCATATGCAGTTTAAGTTCGGAGGAGGAATGGAGCATCAGACCATGTCGTCTATGGGAAGCTGGAGCAAAGGACTTATTGCTCATGAGCTGGCCCATCAGTGGTTCGGAGATAAAGTAACCTGCGGGGCATGGAATGATATCTGGCTGAATGAAGGCTTTGCTACTTTCGGAGCTGTTCTGGCCAACGAAAAATTATTGATGACGAATACCGAATTCAAGAATTTTCTATTGGGAGAAATCAATAATATTACCTCTGCTCCCAATGGTTCTACCTATGTTCCGGATGCAGATCTTTCCAATGTAAGCAGGATATTCAACAACAGGCTGACGTATTCAAAAGGAGCTTATATTTTAAGAATGATCAAATGGATTCTGGGAGATGCTGTCTTTTATCAGGCACTTAAAGATTATCATGCAAGACCGAATTTAGCTTATAGTTATGCAAAGACTCCGGATTTTAATGCTTCGCTGCTTCAGTCTACAGGAAAAGATTTTACAGAATTTTTCAATGACTGGCTGTATGGTGAAGGGTATCCCAGCTATACTATAAAGTGGAAACAAACCGGGAATCAAATCCTGTTTAAAGCGTCTCAGGTACAAAGCAGTCCTATTGTGAGCTTTTTTGACATACCGTTACCGATCAAAGTGAACGGAACTGGTGGAGAGAACGCTTATTTTGCCCTGAATAACACAGTTAATAACCAGGGATTTCTGGAAACAGTTTCTTTCCCTGTAGCCAGTGTCGAATTCAATTATGAATACCAGATTCTGGAGAAAAATTCTACTGTAATTCAGGATAATACCTTAAGCGTATCATCTGTGGAGAAAGAAGATTTTGCATTATATCCGAATCCGGCAAAGAATGAGCTGTTTATAAAAGGAATTAATAGACCTGTTGACTATGCAATCTACAGTATAGACGGGAAGCTGATAAGAAAGTCCATTTACCAGCCAGGAAAGGCAGTTGGAATTTCAGAACTGGTTCCGGGATCTTATATTTTCTCGATTGAGGATAAAAATATTAAGTTTTTAAAACAGTAA
- a CDS encoding Crp/Fnr family transcriptional regulator, translating into MKELFDFILRFGNLNQQQIDFITGKAKETDLPNDEYFSEAGKIARQVAFVVSGILRVCYYDNKGEEITKYFIEENNLVVDLESFDNEICSSTYVQAVTDCKLIVFERKDWIELLQTIVGWEAIVHKIISRALIQKVERRSPLVSEDATTRYLKFLEIYPTVVNKIPLSYIASYLGITQSSLSRIRKNIARH; encoded by the coding sequence ATGAAAGAACTGTTTGATTTTATTTTAAGATTTGGAAATCTGAACCAACAGCAGATTGATTTTATAACCGGTAAGGCAAAAGAAACAGACCTTCCGAACGACGAATATTTTTCAGAAGCCGGAAAAATCGCACGTCAGGTTGCATTCGTCGTCAGCGGAATTTTGCGGGTTTGCTATTACGATAATAAAGGCGAAGAAATCACCAAATACTTTATTGAAGAAAACAATCTTGTTGTAGACCTAGAAAGTTTTGATAATGAGATCTGTTCCAGCACATACGTTCAGGCTGTTACCGACTGTAAGCTTATTGTTTTTGAAAGAAAAGACTGGATAGAGCTTTTGCAGACGATTGTGGGATGGGAAGCCATTGTCCATAAAATTATTTCAAGGGCACTGATCCAGAAAGTAGAAAGAAGAAGTCCGCTGGTTTCGGAAGATGCAACCACCCGTTATCTGAAATTTCTAGAGATTTATCCTACTGTGGTCAATAAGATTCCTCTTTCCTACATTGCATCTTATCTTGGGATTACCCAGTCTTCGCTCAGCAGAATCAGGAAAAATATTGCCAGGCATTAG
- a CDS encoding cupin-like domain-containing protein, with protein sequence MRLTPIQKVTKIDSESFKNNHMKPRFPVIMEDFIDPESPAFKKWNYEYFKEIAGDQKVNIYGSELESLDKVASSPIGQTTFAEYLDLISTTPTEHRLFLFNLLTIRPELKDDIHYNDVTGGKILKWLPFMFFGGEGSVTRNHIDIDMSHVFITQFHGVKRIWLFPWEQSDLMYKLPYNFHSLPNIKDADYREFPALLYLNGYEAVLKPGETLYIPSGWWHYIQYETEGYSVSVRALPSSLLEKWRGFKNMVVTRNFDNIMRRLFKEKWFRYKVKTARKRAAKAVRKQRIFLI encoded by the coding sequence ATGAGATTGACTCCAATACAAAAAGTAACGAAAATAGATTCTGAAAGCTTTAAAAACAACCATATGAAGCCGCGTTTCCCGGTTATAATGGAGGATTTTATCGATCCTGAAAGTCCCGCATTCAAGAAGTGGAATTATGAGTATTTCAAGGAAATAGCCGGAGATCAGAAAGTTAATATTTACGGAAGCGAGCTTGAATCCCTGGATAAAGTGGCAAGCAGCCCGATCGGCCAGACCACCTTTGCAGAATATCTCGATCTGATAAGTACAACCCCTACGGAGCACAGGCTTTTCTTATTCAACCTGCTTACGATCAGGCCGGAGCTTAAAGATGATATCCATTACAATGATGTTACCGGCGGGAAAATATTAAAATGGCTTCCTTTTATGTTTTTTGGGGGCGAAGGTTCCGTTACCAGAAACCATATTGATATTGATATGTCCCATGTTTTTATTACCCAGTTTCACGGGGTTAAAAGAATCTGGCTTTTTCCGTGGGAACAGTCGGATCTTATGTATAAACTGCCTTATAATTTTCACAGCTTGCCGAATATTAAAGACGCGGATTACAGAGAATTCCCTGCCTTGCTTTATTTAAACGGTTACGAAGCAGTACTGAAGCCTGGCGAAACGCTTTATATACCTTCCGGATGGTGGCATTATATACAGTATGAAACCGAAGGGTACTCCGTTTCTGTAAGAGCACTTCCGTCCAGCCTTCTGGAAAAATGGCGGGGATTTAAAAATATGGTGGTGACCAGAAATTTTGACAATATAATGCGCAGGCTTTTCAAAGAAAAATGGTTCCGGTATAAAGTAAAAACTGCCAGAAAAAGAGCTGCAAAAGCTGTCAGAAAACAAAGAATCTTTCTTATCTGA
- a CDS encoding CopD family protein, translating into MLYTIIKALHIIFMVSYFAGIFYLVRIFVYYKDTDEFADEKKKILREQYTFMARRLWNIITVPAGIIMAVCGIIMIFLNTGLMKMPWFHLKLTFLIGLAAYHYWCWKKVLKLKELNGGTIETPNIKLRQANEIATFILFLVVFTVILKSAVIEYWWQLIAGFFVLVFLIMMTVKLVNKNKKNK; encoded by the coding sequence ATGCTTTATACTATAATCAAAGCACTGCATATTATCTTCATGGTAAGCTATTTTGCGGGAATTTTTTATCTCGTAAGAATTTTTGTTTACTATAAGGATACGGACGAGTTTGCTGACGAAAAAAAGAAAATCCTCAGAGAGCAGTATACTTTCATGGCCAGAAGGCTGTGGAATATCATTACGGTTCCTGCGGGCATCATTATGGCAGTCTGTGGAATAATTATGATTTTCCTGAATACCGGGCTGATGAAAATGCCGTGGTTTCATTTAAAACTTACTTTCCTGATCGGTCTTGCCGCTTACCATTACTGGTGCTGGAAAAAAGTACTGAAACTGAAAGAATTAAACGGGGGAACCATCGAAACGCCTAATATTAAATTGCGGCAAGCCAATGAGATTGCTACGTTTATTCTCTTCCTGGTAGTTTTTACAGTGATCCTGAAATCTGCGGTGATTGAATACTGGTGGCAATTAATCGCCGGATTTTTCGTTCTTGTATTTCTGATCATGATGACCGTTAAACTCGTTAATAAGAATAAAAAAAACAAATAA
- the gldG gene encoding gliding motility-associated ABC transporter substrate-binding protein GldG has protein sequence MKKFNIKSPLGIFLIAVVPLVILLAYSGIRLDLTKEKRYTLSENTVKVLESVKKPLTVDVYLEGDFPASFKQLQSETKFMLEEFRKINPKIDFKFIDPIKTKMSQDTLMAMGMQPSVLPDVKDGKISQITLFPYAVIKYDKRGVSIPLVVQQAGIDADQQLTRSIEGLEYSLVSNIKNIAANRRKKVGILVNQDELGPEEFHSFMQLALENYDAGPIVPKNQTELTLADLPLLKQMSALVIAKPRKAFTDNEKVILDQFIMNGGKTLWMIDAVNAEMDTLTRSQKVMPFPVDINMTDFFFNYGIRINPALVKDVKKFALLKLVTGEVGGNPQYTSLPWPYFPLGIAENDNPITKNINPVKFEFPTSIDTLGGRKNIKTKVLFESSERTLLKQVPNYVDLKEIASVDSLGQMEKPSTPKIFAVALEGKFNSAYASRIERKGYPGFKSQSPENKMIVIADGDVGRNKMHKGEPLPMGIDRLTNQEFGNEQFLRNALDYLLDDSNLMALRNRNIEERLLDRNRITEEKANWQWLNLLLPLVVIGLLGGLFFWMRKKKFG, from the coding sequence ATGAAGAAGTTCAATATTAAATCTCCATTAGGAATTTTCTTAATTGCAGTGGTACCTTTGGTTATCCTGCTTGCCTATTCCGGAATCAGATTAGACTTAACTAAAGAAAAAAGATATACGCTCTCGGAAAATACGGTAAAAGTATTGGAATCCGTAAAAAAGCCGCTTACGGTAGATGTTTACCTTGAAGGAGATTTTCCGGCAAGCTTTAAGCAGCTTCAGAGTGAGACGAAATTTATGCTGGAAGAGTTCAGGAAGATCAATCCGAAAATTGACTTTAAATTTATCGATCCCATCAAAACAAAAATGTCGCAGGATACCCTGATGGCAATGGGAATGCAGCCTTCCGTTCTTCCGGATGTAAAAGACGGTAAAATTTCTCAGATTACCCTTTTTCCTTATGCTGTTATAAAATATGACAAAAGGGGAGTATCCATTCCGCTGGTAGTACAGCAGGCCGGAATAGATGCAGATCAGCAACTGACAAGATCTATAGAAGGATTGGAGTACAGCCTTGTTTCCAATATCAAGAATATTGCAGCAAATAGGAGAAAAAAGGTCGGGATCCTGGTCAATCAGGATGAGCTTGGGCCGGAAGAGTTTCACAGCTTTATGCAATTGGCCCTTGAAAATTATGATGCAGGCCCTATAGTCCCAAAAAACCAGACAGAACTTACCCTTGCAGACCTTCCTTTATTAAAACAGATGAGTGCTTTGGTCATTGCAAAACCGAGAAAAGCATTCACCGATAATGAAAAAGTGATCCTTGACCAGTTCATTATGAATGGCGGAAAAACGCTTTGGATGATTGATGCCGTTAATGCTGAAATGGATACGCTGACCAGATCTCAAAAGGTAATGCCTTTCCCTGTGGATATCAATATGACAGATTTTTTCTTCAATTACGGAATCAGGATCAATCCTGCTTTGGTAAAGGATGTGAAGAAATTTGCGCTGCTGAAGCTGGTTACCGGTGAAGTAGGAGGGAATCCTCAGTATACAAGCCTTCCATGGCCTTATTTTCCACTTGGAATTGCTGAAAATGATAATCCGATCACGAAAAATATCAATCCGGTAAAATTTGAGTTCCCGACTTCCATCGATACGCTGGGCGGAAGAAAAAATATTAAAACAAAGGTTCTTTTCGAATCCAGTGAAAGAACGCTCCTGAAACAGGTTCCGAATTATGTAGACCTGAAGGAAATTGCAAGTGTTGACAGTCTTGGACAAATGGAAAAACCAAGCACACCTAAGATATTCGCCGTTGCCCTTGAAGGAAAGTTCAACTCTGCCTATGCCTCAAGAATTGAAAGAAAAGGTTATCCGGGTTTTAAAAGCCAAAGCCCTGAAAATAAAATGATCGTAATTGCAGACGGAGATGTAGGAAGAAATAAAATGCACAAGGGCGAGCCGCTTCCGATGGGAATTGACCGTCTGACGAACCAGGAATTCGGTAACGAACAGTTCCTGAGAAATGCCCTGGATTATCTTCTGGACGACAGCAACCTGATGGCTCTCAGAAATAGGAATATTGAAGAAAGACTTCTGGACAGAAACCGCATCACGGAAGAAAAAGCAAACTGGCAATGGCTGAATTTATTGCTGCCTTTGGTAGTCATCGGCCTGTTGGGAGGATTATTCTTCTGGATGAGAAAGAAGAAGTTTGGATAA
- a CDS encoding SDR family oxidoreductase, with translation MKSVLITGANRSIGLETAKQLSEKGLFVYLGSRDLQKGEAIVKELNEKGFQNIKAVEIDVTQPSSISAAKDLIEKEQGKLDILINNAGILGVNPQTAAETPIADIQTVFDTNFFGVISVTQAFLELLKKSESPRISNITSGLGSLTLHNDPSWKYYHVKGAAYGPSKSALNAYTTVLAYELKDSPFKVNVIDPGYTATDFNGHSGPGSVESAASFIVKHTLTGEDAPTGQFYSNDIEDEIGISPW, from the coding sequence ATGAAATCAGTATTAATAACAGGAGCCAACAGAAGTATTGGCCTTGAAACCGCAAAACAACTTTCAGAAAAAGGATTATTCGTCTATTTAGGAAGCCGCGACCTCCAAAAAGGTGAAGCCATTGTAAAAGAGCTGAATGAAAAAGGTTTTCAAAATATAAAAGCCGTTGAGATCGATGTAACCCAACCAAGTTCAATCTCAGCAGCTAAAGACCTGATCGAAAAAGAACAGGGAAAACTGGATATCCTGATCAATAATGCAGGCATTCTGGGAGTAAATCCCCAGACTGCGGCTGAAACACCTATCGCAGATATTCAGACTGTATTTGACACTAACTTTTTTGGAGTGATCAGTGTAACCCAGGCATTTTTAGAACTGCTTAAAAAATCGGAAAGCCCGAGGATCAGCAATATTACTTCGGGACTCGGATCATTGACTTTACATAACGATCCAAGCTGGAAGTATTACCATGTAAAAGGAGCGGCATATGGCCCGTCCAAATCAGCCTTAAATGCTTATACTACTGTTTTAGCCTACGAACTGAAAGACTCTCCTTTTAAAGTCAATGTGATTGATCCGGGATATACTGCCACAGATTTCAATGGCCACAGCGGTCCGGGCTCTGTAGAAAGTGCAGCTTCTTTTATCGTGAAACATACGCTGACCGGTGAAGATGCACCCACAGGGCAATTCTACAGCAATGATATAGAGGATGAAATCGGGATCAGTCCCTGGTAA